TCTCACCCTTGAGGTACCCCGCTCCCTTCTCCAGAAGAACCCATCGCTGCTGGCCAAGGCAGGATCGATGAAATCGTTCCTGCAGGTGCGCAGCAACCGCCTGCAGCCGCTGCACGCGCGCGTGTTTCTCATGGTCCGGGCACTGGTCGGGCAGATCCACTGCCTGGGTGCCGGGACGCCCGCTGAAGGGAAAGATATGGAGATAGTCCAGCGGGGAGCTTTCAATGCGCTGGCAGATGCTTTCGAAGGTGGCTGGACTCTCACCGGGAAATCCCGCGATGATATCAGTGCCAATTTTCAGGAACGGGTCAATGGATTTCACCTGTTCCATGACCTTCAGAGCCTCCGACCAGCGGTAATGACGATTCATCAGGGCCAGGATACGATCATCGGCACTCTGCAGGGAAATATGGAGGTGTCGGCAGAGTTTGGGGTGGCTCAGCAGCCCGAGGATAGTCTCGTCGATTTCCGCAGGCTCAATGCTGGACAGGCGCAGCCGTCCCAGGTGGGGTATCTCCAGCAGGCGCTCCATCAGGCGCCCCAGGCTGGATGGCTCCGCCAGATCCTTTCCGTAGCTGCCGATGTGTACGCCGGTCAGGATAATCTCGTCGAAGGTGTGAGCCAGCTCCGCCGCTGTTTCCAAAACGTGCTCCATTTTGATACTGCGGCTGGGGCCACGGGCAATGGTCACCAGGCAGTAGCTGCAGGTATTATCACAGCCGTCCTGTATCTTCAGGTTCACCCGTTCATCGCCACTGGCCTGGGCGATGAGCTTCAGGGGAGCACTGTGCTCCGAAAGCACCCCGACACTGTGGGGAACCTGACGCAGCAGCGTGGTGACCAGGGCGTTTTTCTCCTGGTTCCCGAAGACCATATCCACGTAGGGCAGTGCCAACAGGTCTTCCATGGCCGTCTGGGCCATGCAGCCGATGATGGCGATGGTGGCAGCGGGATTTTCGCGGCGGGCCCGGCGGGCGTAGGCAAGGGTCTTGCTATCGGCCCGTGCGGTTACGGTACAGGAGTTGACCAGCACAAAATCCGCCTGACCGGGATGCTCTGCCTGGCGCATTCCGCTGAGGATAAGTTCTTCTTTCATCATGGCTGATTCCGCCTGGTTGAGTCGACATCCCAGGGTCTTTATGTAAAATGCCTGCATGTTTCGTGCTCCACAAAAAGTTTGCCCTTTATATCACGGTTTACACAGCTATGGGAAAGATGATATAAGGGCCCACGATTTTTTGTTGGAGGGATCTGTGCTGAAGCATTTCCATACATTTCTGCTTGTATTTCTTGCCTGTGTCACATTCTCCCTCTCTGCTCTGGCCGCTCCTCCCATAGACCGCATAGAAACCGAAGGTCTGACCACCATGAGTCACCGTGCCTTCCTGGATCGCATCCGCATTTCGCCTGGCCAGGCCCTTGACCCGACCATTCTGACCGAAGATATCAAGAGCCTCTACCAGCTCGGAAATTTCGAGGATATCCGTGTCTACCGCACCAGTGTTGATGGCGACGAGGTGCTGCGCTTTGTATTTGTCGAACGCCCCCGTGTTGGCTCTTTCAGCGTAGAGGGAAACAAACGCATTCGAACCGACCAGATTGAAGAGGCGCTCTCTGTGGAGCCCAATGCCATCTACAGCCCCGAACTGGTCGCCCGACTGCGCGAAGGGCTGAGACAGATCTATGACAGCCGGGGAATGCAGGATGTGGTCATCACCGATGAGTCCACATTCCGCGCCAGCACCCGCACCTATGACATCGTCTTCCGCGTACAGGAGGGCACCCGCGCGCGTATCACCGACTTTATCTTTGAAGGTGCTTCCTACAAGCGCAAGGATTTCTACCGCTATATGGAGAACCGGGAAGAGCGCTGGTACTCCTGGCTCACCGGG
This portion of the Desulfurispirillum indicum S5 genome encodes:
- the mtaB gene encoding tRNA (N(6)-L-threonylcarbamoyladenosine(37)-C(2))-methylthiotransferase MtaB, giving the protein MQAFYIKTLGCRLNQAESAMMKEELILSGMRQAEHPGQADFVLVNSCTVTARADSKTLAYARRARRENPAATIAIIGCMAQTAMEDLLALPYVDMVFGNQEKNALVTTLLRQVPHSVGVLSEHSAPLKLIAQASGDERVNLKIQDGCDNTCSYCLVTIARGPSRSIKMEHVLETAAELAHTFDEIILTGVHIGSYGKDLAEPSSLGRLMERLLEIPHLGRLRLSSIEPAEIDETILGLLSHPKLCRHLHISLQSADDRILALMNRHYRWSEALKVMEQVKSIDPFLKIGTDIIAGFPGESPATFESICQRIESSPLDYLHIFPFSGRPGTQAVDLPDQCPDHEKHARVQRLQAVAAHLQERFHRSCLGQQRWVLLEKGAGYLKGETDNYISVRLRENPTGRSKQLVRLSGLADDGQSMEGEIVTGS